In one window of Arachis ipaensis cultivar K30076 chromosome B06, Araip1.1, whole genome shotgun sequence DNA:
- the LOC107646209 gene encoding beta-carotene isomerase D27, chloroplastic: MEAKFFPYNNTLLRIRCSSKAHLMMKRKPDVIVAMHTRHHRSSSDESSSLIHKDNWFDRLAINHLSKCVQDATGLRNSKSGYESLVEAATVASQKFDPIQQRQLVIQALHTTLPNFIFSFTKMLPPSKFTRQVFAAFTTLFFAWLIGPSQVRESEVNGRKEKNVVYFKKCRFLEEMNFVGMCTNLCKIPTQSFIKDSMGMPVTMVPNFDDMSCEMIFGQDPPPLIDDPALKQPCYKLCKAKKKHETDNCLS, encoded by the exons ATGGAAGCAAAGTTTTTTCCATACAACAACACACTACTACGTATACGGTGTTCATCAAAAGCACACTTGATGATGAAACGTAAACCAGATGTTATAGTAGCGATGCACACAAGGCATCATCGTTCCTCTTCAGATGAATCTAGTAGTTTGATCCACAAAGATAATTGGTTTGATCGCTTAGCCATAAACCATCTTTCAAAATGTGTTCAAGATGCCACAG GATTAAGGAACAGTAAGAGCGGGTATGAGAGCCTCGTAGAGGCAGCTACGGTGGCTTCCCAGAAATTCGATCCCATTCAGCAACGACAGCTTGTCATTCAAGCTCTTCACACAACCTTACCAAACTTCATATTTTCATTC ACGAAAATGTTACCACCATCGAAATTCACAAGACAAGTATTTGCAGCTTTTACCACCTTGTTCTTTGCCTGGTTAATTGGCCCCTCTCAG GTTAGAGAATCGGAGGTCAACGGAAGAAAGGAAAAAAACGTGGTTTACTTCAAAAAATGCAG GTTTTTAGAAGAGATGAATTTTGTAGGAATGTGTACTAATCTCTGTAAAATTCCAACTCAATCGTTTATAAAGGACTCTATGGGTATGCCAGTTACCATGGTCCCTA ATTTTGATGACATGAGTTGTGAAATGATATTTGGGCAGGATCCTCCACCATTAATTGATGATCCAGCACTAAAGCAACCCTGCTATAAACTAT GCAAGGCAAAGAAAAAGCATGAAACGGATAACTGCCTCAGTTAG